GAGCACATCGGGATGGTACCCCTTCCTGACCAGATGCGATCGCTGCAACACGCCAAATTTGTGTTGTTCATCGACCACGGCCAAACCGAACCGTGCAAAGCGAACTCCAGGCTGCAGGAGAGCGTGCGTGCCGACCACACAATCGATATCGCCGCTCGCCAGGCGATCGAGGACCAGCCGCCGGTCTCGGCGAGGGGACTCACTCGTGAGGAGGGCCACCCGGACCCCCAGCCCACCGAGCACGTTCGACAACTGACGGAAATGCTGCTCGGCGAGCAGCTCGGTCGGAGCCATCACCGCAGCTTGATAGCCGTCGCCGACCGCCATCCAGATCGCCGCCGCCGCCACCACGGTCTTGCCGCATCCCACGTCGCCGTGGATCAACCGGTTCATGGGGCGGGACGAGGTCATATCGCGACGCACCTCGTCGACCACCCGCCGCTGGGCAGCGGTGGGCTCAAACGGCAGCGAGGTCCAGAACCGCGCGAGGCGACCCGGCGAACACTCGAACGTGATACCCAAGGAATCGCGTTCGGTCTGGCGGCGCCGAGCGACCAGCCCCAGTTGCAACAGCAGCAGCTCTTCGAACGCCAGGCGTCTGTGGGCGGGACCGATGCCGGCGGTGTATTGTGCAAGATCAGCGTCCGGCGGCGGGAAATGAACGGTGCGGAGCGCCTGCTGTTTCGGAATCAAGCCGTGTCGATCGCGGATCGAGGCTGGCAGGCAGTCTTCGTTCAGGCCACGGGCCGTGGTCAACACCCGATCGACCAGGACCCGAAGGACCCGGGACGTGAGGCCTCGAGTCTCGTGGTAGACAGGAACGACGCGTCCGGTATGCAGCGAGGAACTATCGCCGACGCCCATGACCTCAAACTGCGGGTTGTCTATTTCGGGAAACAGAAGACCACCCGTTCCTTTGACTCGGCCGCTGCACATAAGCTGCTGACCTGGGGCCAAGCGACGTCGAAGGTACGGTTGATTGAACCATTTGAGCGTCACGGTCCCACTCCCGTCGCTCAAAATCGCCCGAAGGATACGCAGCCGACGACGCGCAGTCACCATCTCGTCGACCGCGTTTACCTCCCCGCAGACCGTGACGTCCTGCCCGACGCGAAGAGCGGCCAGCGGCGTGGTGGCCGCGCGGTCTTCGTACCGCCACGGGAGCTGCCACAGCAGGTCCTCCACCCGCTCGATCCCGAGCGTCCGGAGTAACGCAGCGCGACGAACACCGATCCCGGGCAACGCCTCGATCGCGTCCGACAGGGCAAGCCCGCGATCCCCAGGATTCGACTCCGGGACACTCGCCGTCCGCCCCCCGAGCGAACGCCGGCTCATACGGCTCAGAACCTCGCGCACGGCCTCCAGTCGCTCTCTGCGTTTCGGAGGCGATAACCCGTCATAGGTGGAGGCAAGTGCGCTCAGTCGCTCGAGATCGGCGTGAATCGAGCGAAGGCGCGGAATCGCCAGCCCCTCCGCCGCACAATGGACGAGAAAGGCCCCCAGGTTGCGAACCACCGCCAGCCCCCTGCCGCCATCTCGAATCGCAAAGTCGACCGGGCGCGCCAAGCGGAGAAGATACGCCTCAACCGACGGACTGGAGCGAAGCGACGCGTGAGACGCCGATGAGGGTTGGGTCGCTTGCACTTTTTTGGGGTCCGTGTTATCGTTCACGACCTTTGATGACCAGAAGATAGGAGCGTTTCATGGGCCGGACATGTGCGATTTGCGGTAAAGGACGACAGGTGGGATTTAACGTGAGTCACGCCCACAACAAGACCAAAAAGGTTTGGGAGCCCAATCTCCACTCGGTTCACGCGATCGTCGGCGCGGCGGTCAAGCGCCTCAAGGTCTGCACCGGTTGTCTGAAATCCCAAAGGGTCCGGAAAGCCGTCTGAAGGCGTTGCGTCCCCACCCAGAGGGCAGGCGGATGCCTCAAAACGTGTAGGACACGCCGAGTGCGGCCGCGTAGTCCGGACTCGCGGACGACAGCCCGACCGCAAGCGAGGTGTCCAAGACCACCCGTCGATTCACCTCGTAGGTCACCCCGATCATGACATCGAGCAGGTCATCGGAGACGCTCGATTCCCGACTGGTCACCCCTGCAAGCTCCGTGACAACTGTGATCGCGGGCAGGACGGTGTCGTATTCAAACGCCAAGGAATAGTTGACGACGTCATCGAGTGTGCGGCCGGGCGGGCTGCCGACAAAGGTGTATCCCAGATTGAGATGGACGGTCACCGGCCGAAACTCCTTGGAGGCGATTGCGAGCACACCCAGATCCGCCTCTCCAGTGCACGAGGGAGTCACCGACGCGGCGGTCGAGCCCTCGTCGCAGCTCGGGAACTTCAGGACCAGCTCAGCGGCGATGAAGAGCGGGTTGGCCTCACGCCCTTCCAATAGAAGCAGCTTGGGACGGAGCAGGACGTCCCCCACCTCTCCCTGCGTACCACCAGGTCCCGTGGTGAACAAGTAGGGAGCTTCGACCTTAAAGTCGAGTTTGGTCAACAGGCCGGAGGTCAGCTCGGTTTTCAGCGTATACCGGGTGGTCTGGGACGAAAAGCGCGCCGCGTCGAGCCCAACCTCCACTCGAGACGTCCCGTGATCGAGCGTGGGACCTCGTTCGGTCGAAAGAAACGGACGGGCCGCCCACGCGGGACCGCCGGCCAGGGTCCCTACCAACACGACCGAGACCGCCGCCAGCGTCCACGCTCTCATGGCGGCGCATTGTACGGATTTTGCCGGAAACGGTCAAGGAACCGACTCGACGTACGCCGTTGTTTTGCTATGCTTACCGACTGTTCCGCCGCCCACGAGGCGGTGACCCATTGTCTGACAACGGAGGCGTCATGGAAAAAGCCGTTCGAGAAAACGTCAATGTGCTGGTCGTGGACGACGAGGTTGGCCCTCGCGAGTCGCTCAAGATGATTCTGAAACCCTTTTATCACGTCTACACAGCCGAAAACGGCAGCGATGCCCTTGCGCTGATGAAAATCCACAAGATCGATCTGGTCACGCTCGACCTCAAGATGCCAGGGTTGCATGGAACGGAGGTTCTCCAAGCCATCAAACGTGATCATCAGGACACCGAGGTGGTCATCGTGACGGGATTCGGCGGGCTCAAGACCGCGGTCGACGGCATCCGGTTCGGCGCGTCCGACTACCTGCTGAAGCCCTTCAATATCACCGAGATGCTCACCACCATCAGGCGCGTGCTCGATCGGCGGCAGTCCACGCAGACCCCGGTGGGGAACGCGTAGGATCAGGCATTGAAGTCCCGTGCCGCGGAATCGACGGCGCGGGATTGGTGGCCGGGCACGCCGCGTTGATCCGGCGGGGCGGATATCAATCGGATCATTTCTTCCGCGTGCCGGAGAGCGGTGGTGGTGATTCGTTGACCGGCCAGCATGCGCGCGACCTCGCGGACCCGCCCGCGGTCTCGGAGCTGACGAATCGTGGTGCTGGTCCGGCCGCGTTGGATCGACTTCTCCACCAGAAAGTGGGTTTCGGCTCCGCTCGCTACCTGAGGGAGATGAGTGACGCAGAGTACCTGTCGGAAATCCGCGATCGCTCGGAGACGGCGCCCAACCACCTCCGCTGCCGCACCACCCACCCCCGCATCCGCTTCGTCGAAGATCAATGTCGGGACCGAATCCACGCTCGCGAGAACCGACTTGAGCGCCAGCATCACCCGAGAGAGTTCTCCACCCGATGCGATTTTTCGAAGAGGCTTCGCCGGTTCACCGGGATTGGTCTTGATGAGAAAATCGACGCGATCTCGTCCGCCGGGTCCGATCTCGGCTTCGCCCAGCGGGGCCACCTCGACGTGAAATCGTGCCGACATACCCAGGCGCGCGAGTTCCTCATCCACCAGTGACTCGATCTTCGCCGCTGCGTCCGTGCGTCGAAGATGCCACTCATCAGCCAACGCCTCTAAGCGACGTCGCGCCGCTTGGGATCGAGGAATCAGACTGTGATCCGACTCTTCTTCTCGCTCAAGCGCCAAGAGTTCCGTACGCTTACCCTCCAAGAGAACGGGCAGCTCATCCACCGGAACACCGTACTTTCTCCGAAGCCGCTGCAACTCGGCCAACCGTGATTCGATCGTATCCAACCGCCCCTCGTCCTGATCGAAACCGTCCACATACGCCCTGAGAACGGCAGCGACCTCCTGAAGCTGCACGTGGGCGGAGCCTGCGAGATCCGCAGCGTCGGCCAACTTGGGATCAAGGGTGCCCACCCCACCCAGTTCGGCGGCGATTGCGGCCACGCCCTCCAATATTCCCCCGTCCGGTTCCTGCAGGCGGCTGAACGCGTCGTGCGAGACGTTTTTCAAGCGCTCGGCGTGCCTGAGGACCATCCGTTCGCGCTCCAAATCATCCCATTCGTGGGGCTGAACGCGGGCACGGCTCAGCTCATCGACCTCGTGGGCGAGCAACGCCGTCTCTCGAGCTCTCGTCGTTTCACGCGTGGCGCGTGACGCGAGGGCCTGGTCAAGGGTCGACCACTCCGCCCAGGTATCCTGATACGTCCGCCGAAGTTCCTCCACCCTGGCGTAGGCGTCCAGCACGGCGAGAGGGGTGTCCGACCGGGCGAGCGAGTGGTGCTCGTGCTGACTGTGGAGGTCGATCAGCGAACTCGTGACCTGCGCCAGTACCGAGGCCGACACGGGGCGGCCGTTGATGTAGACGCGCCCTTTTCCGGAGGTTGACAACACACGCTGGACCACCAGATCGTCGTCGGCAGGATAACCCATCGTTGCGAGTTGCGCGGCGGCGTCTGATCCGTGGACAACGGTGAACGAGGCCTCCACAATGGCTTCGTCGCACCCAGCGCGAATCAAGTCTGGCGACGCGCGACCGCCCCGTACCATGGTGACGGCGTCGATGACGAGCGACTTGCCCGCCCCGGTCTCACCGGTCAAGACGTTCAGTCGTGGGCCGAACGTGATGTGAAGGTCGTCGAAGAGGGCGAAGTGTTGGACTCGAAGATCGCGGAGCATCCGCTCGCCCTCTGTCGGAAGAGGAACGCGGCGAAACTAGGCCGCCAGTAACGACTCGATTTTGTCCTTAAACTGTTGCTTGGAAGCCGCCCCCACAATCTTTTCGACGGGCTTGCCGTCTCGAAAAAACATCAGCGTCGGAATCCCCATGATCTGATACCGGCTGGCAAGATCGGGGTTTTCGTCGGTGTTGAGTTTTCCGACGGTCAAACGTCCTTCGTACTCCTTCGCCAGCTCCTCAATCGTCGGCGCGATCAATTGGCAAGGTCGGCACCAAGCTGCCCAGAAGTCAACCATGACCAGTCCCGCAGCCTTCAACACCACCGTATCCCATGTGGACGTATCGACTTTCACTGCTTGGCTCATGAAGCCCTCCGTTCGTGGGTATGATCCTAGCCTAAGAAAAACGAGCCTGTCAACGCAGGCTAGAAAAAAAGCGTGGCCCCCTGCGGAACAGGGAGCCACGCCGATTTCCTCGATCCGATCGCGCGGAGTCGAGTCTAGTACATGTCTCCCATGCCTCCGCCGCCGTGCATAGGAGGTGTTTTGGCCTCTTTCTCGGGAATCTCAGCGACCATCACTTCGGTCGTCAACATCAAGCCCGCCACACTCGCGGCATTTTGCAACGCCGTCCGCGTGACTTTGGTCGGATCGATGATCCCGGTTTCGATCATATCGACATAGGATTCGGTCGCGGCGTCGAATCCGTACGTGGGCTTGGACCCGTGGCGTACCTTATCCACCACCACCGATCCCTCCAGCCCGGCGTTGGCCACGATCTGACGGATCGGCTCTTCGAGTGAGCGCCGAATGATGGTGACGCCGATCTGCTGGTCGTGATCCAACTTCAGTTTTTCGAGGGCCGGAACACATCGCAGCAGGGCGACCCCGCCGCCCGGTACGATCCCCTCTTCCACCGCCGCCTTGGTGGCGTGGAGCGCATCCTCGACTCGCGCTTTCTTCTCCTTCATCTCGGTCTCGGTCGCGGCTCCGACGTTGATCACGGCCACGCCGCCGACCAGCTTGGCCAATCGCTCCTGGAGCTTCTCGCGGTCGTAGTCCGAGGTGGTCTCCTCGATCTGGGCCTTAATCTGCTTGACCCGTCCCTGGATCTTGCCCGAGTCTCCCGCGCCCTCCACGATCGTCGTGTTGTCTTTGTCGATCGTGATCCGCTTCGCCCGTCCAAGGTCGGTGATCTTGACGTTCTCCAACTTGAGGCCGAGATCCTCGGAAATCACCTGGCCACCCGTCAAAATGGCGATATCCTCGAGCATCGCCTTGCGGCGATCGCCGAAGCCCGGCGCCTTGACCGCCGCAACATTCAGGGTGCCCCGCAGCTTGTTGACTACCAGGGTGGCCAACGCCTCGCCTTCGACTTCCTCGGCGATGATCAACAGGGGCTTCCCCATGCGCGCCACCTGTTCCAAGATCGGCAGCAAGTCTTTCATCGTGCTGATCTTTTTCTCGTTGATCAGGATGAACGCGTCGTCCAACGCCGCTTCCATCCGCTCCGGATCCGTCACGAAGTACGGAGAGAGGTAGCCGCGATCAAACTGCATCCCCTCGACGACATCCAGCGACGTCGTCATGCTCTTGGCTTCCTCCACCGTGATCACGCCGTCCTTGCCCACTTTTTCCATCGCCTCGGCGATGAGATCGCCGATGGCTTTGTCGTTGTTGGCCGAGATCGTGCCGATTTGCGCAATTTCTTTTTTGGTTTGACAGGGTCGGCTGATCTTTTTCAGTTCGTCAAGCACCACCTCGACCGCGCGGTCGATTCCGCGCTTGATGTCCATCGAGTTCGCTCCGGCGGATACGCTCTTTACTCCCTCCCGGAAGATCGCCTGAGCGAGGACCGTCGCTGTCGTGGTTCCGTCACCCGCCACATCGCTCGTCTTGCTGGCCACTTCTTTGACGAGCTGGGCGCCCATGTTCTCATATGGGTCTTTGAGCTCGACCTCCTTGGCCACGGTCACGCCGTCTTTGGTGATGGTCGGCGCACCGAACTTCTTCTCGATCACCGCATTACGGCCCTTGGGGCCCAAGGTGGCTTTCACGGCATTACTGAGTTGGTTGACCCCTTTCAGGATCGACGCTCGCGCGTCTTCGCTGAATGTTATCTGTTTCGCCATCGTTGTTCCTCCCTCTCTGCTCGATACGATCCTGCTCGGCCGTGTTCAATCGCCGGTCGGCTCTTCGTCACTTTTCGAGGATCCCCAGGATGTCGTCTTCCTTGAGGATCAGGTAGTCGGTCCCCTCGAACGAGATCTTGCTCCCCGAGTATTTATCGAACAGGACCTCGTCGCCCACCTTCACGGACTTCACCTCGCCGCCAACGGCCTCGACTTTTCCCCGCTGGGGTTTCTCTTTCGCAGCGTCCGGGATGTACAGTCCGCCGCTCGTTCGCTCCTGTTCCTCCGAATAGCTGACAAACACCCGTTCCTTGAGCGGTTTAAACGCAACTTTCTTCCGCACTGCCGTCTCTGCGCCCATCGACTCTCCTCCTTGTGACTTGGTGACTTGATCTTTTAGTAGCACTCATCGGCGATGAGTGCTAGCGATAGTACAGAGGGGGAGAAAAAAAATCAAGCAATTTTTTTGTTAACTATTTCAGTATGTTATGTATCTTTTCCTTGCGAGGCTTCTGTTGGTGGGGTCGCCGGTGTCAGGTAATCCTTGAAGATCGCCCAGCTCTTTAGCAATTCAATGGCCTTTTGAAGCTGGAGATCGTCATCAGGGTCCGCACCTTCTCGCGGCAGATCGGGAATCGGCGCGATCTCTGCTGGTTCACTCGACTCGTCAGGAGCCTGCGGCACGGACTCGTTCTCGAGATGGCGCTCCAAGTCTCGTTCGCGGATTACCTGGCGCTTCACGTCGCCCTTTACCACGTTCCGGACCACGATGGTGGGATCAATTCCCGTGTTCTGGATGGACCGGCCCTTCGGCGTGAAGTATTTCGCCGTGGTTAACCGAAGCGCCGATCCATCGCTCAAAGGAATGATGGTCTGGACCGACCCCTTCCCGAAGGTCGTAGTGCCCACGACCACGGCTCGCCCCCAGTCCTGCATCGCACCCGCTACGATCTCCGACGCGCTGGCGCTGCCTTCATTGACCAGGACGATCATCGGGAGGTCGAGGATGGGGTGGGCGCCGTCTGCGGTGTACTCTTCGGCTTTACCCTGGCGGCCCCTGATCGAAACGACCACCTTGCCCTTCGGT
This Nitrospirota bacterium DNA region includes the following protein-coding sequences:
- the recG gene encoding ATP-dependent DNA helicase RecG, encoding MNDNTDPKKVQATQPSSASHASLRSSPSVEAYLLRLARPVDFAIRDGGRGLAVVRNLGAFLVHCAAEGLAIPRLRSIHADLERLSALASTYDGLSPPKRRERLEAVREVLSRMSRRSLGGRTASVPESNPGDRGLALSDAIEALPGIGVRRAALLRTLGIERVEDLLWQLPWRYEDRAATTPLAALRVGQDVTVCGEVNAVDEMVTARRRLRILRAILSDGSGTVTLKWFNQPYLRRRLAPGQQLMCSGRVKGTGGLLFPEIDNPQFEVMGVGDSSSLHTGRVVPVYHETRGLTSRVLRVLVDRVLTTARGLNEDCLPASIRDRHGLIPKQQALRTVHFPPPDADLAQYTAGIGPAHRRLAFEELLLLQLGLVARRRQTERDSLGITFECSPGRLARFWTSLPFEPTAAQRRVVDEVRRDMTSSRPMNRLIHGDVGCGKTVVAAAAIWMAVGDGYQAAVMAPTELLAEQHFRQLSNVLGGLGVRVALLTSESPRRDRRLVLDRLASGDIDCVVGTHALLQPGVRFARFGLAVVDEQHKFGVLQRSHLVRKGYHPDVLIMTATPIPRTLAITVYGDLDVSVIDEMPVGRIPVETRWYREAQRPAANEAVRQALARGRQVYVVAPRIDESDDGEIRSVAALAERLGRECPGARVGLLHGRLNRSDKDAAMQAFLSRRLEVLVATTVVEVGIDVPNATVMVIEHADRFGLAQLHQLRGRVGRGAHASLCLLLSPDRVSEEARQRLETMQEVRDGFLIAERDLEMRGPGEFLGTRQSGVPDLKVAKLTRDARLVDLARREAFAVLDTDPTLSLPEHALLRTALKRAWGTRFALATVG
- the rpmB gene encoding 50S ribosomal protein L28, with the protein product MGRTCAICGKGRQVGFNVSHAHNKTKKVWEPNLHSVHAIVGAAVKRLKVCTGCLKSQRVRKAV
- a CDS encoding transporter, with the translated sequence MRAWTLAAVSVVLVGTLAGGPAWAARPFLSTERGPTLDHGTSRVEVGLDAARFSSQTTRYTLKTELTSGLLTKLDFKVEAPYLFTTGPGGTQGEVGDVLLRPKLLLLEGREANPLFIAAELVLKFPSCDEGSTAASVTPSCTGEADLGVLAIASKEFRPVTVHLNLGYTFVGSPPGRTLDDVVNYSLAFEYDTVLPAITVVTELAGVTSRESSVSDDLLDVMIGVTYEVNRRVVLDTSLAVGLSSASPDYAAALGVSYTF
- a CDS encoding response regulator, with protein sequence MEKAVRENVNVLVVDDEVGPRESLKMILKPFYHVYTAENGSDALALMKIHKIDLVTLDLKMPGLHGTEVLQAIKRDHQDTEVVIVTGFGGLKTAVDGIRFGASDYLLKPFNITEMLTTIRRVLDRRQSTQTPVGNA
- the recN gene encoding DNA repair protein RecN; the encoded protein is MLRDLRVQHFALFDDLHITFGPRLNVLTGETGAGKSLVIDAVTMVRGGRASPDLIRAGCDEAIVEASFTVVHGSDAAAQLATMGYPADDDLVVQRVLSTSGKGRVYINGRPVSASVLAQVTSSLIDLHSQHEHHSLARSDTPLAVLDAYARVEELRRTYQDTWAEWSTLDQALASRATRETTRARETALLAHEVDELSRARVQPHEWDDLERERMVLRHAERLKNVSHDAFSRLQEPDGGILEGVAAIAAELGGVGTLDPKLADAADLAGSAHVQLQEVAAVLRAYVDGFDQDEGRLDTIESRLAELQRLRRKYGVPVDELPVLLEGKRTELLALEREEESDHSLIPRSQAARRRLEALADEWHLRRTDAAAKIESLVDEELARLGMSARFHVEVAPLGEAEIGPGGRDRVDFLIKTNPGEPAKPLRKIASGGELSRVMLALKSVLASVDSVPTLIFDEADAGVGGAAAEVVGRRLRAIADFRQVLCVTHLPQVASGAETHFLVEKSIQRGRTSTTIRQLRDRGRVREVARMLAGQRITTTALRHAEEMIRLISAPPDQRGVPGHQSRAVDSAARDFNA
- the trxA gene encoding thioredoxin; its protein translation is MSQAVKVDTSTWDTVVLKAAGLVMVDFWAAWCRPCQLIAPTIEELAKEYEGRLTVGKLNTDENPDLASRYQIMGIPTLMFFRDGKPVEKIVGAASKQQFKDKIESLLAA
- the groL gene encoding chaperonin GroEL (60 kDa chaperone family; promotes refolding of misfolded polypeptides especially under stressful conditions; forms two stacked rings of heptamers to form a barrel-shaped 14mer; ends can be capped by GroES; misfolded proteins enter the barrel where they are refolded when GroES binds), with amino-acid sequence MAKQITFSEDARASILKGVNQLSNAVKATLGPKGRNAVIEKKFGAPTITKDGVTVAKEVELKDPYENMGAQLVKEVASKTSDVAGDGTTTATVLAQAIFREGVKSVSAGANSMDIKRGIDRAVEVVLDELKKISRPCQTKKEIAQIGTISANNDKAIGDLIAEAMEKVGKDGVITVEEAKSMTTSLDVVEGMQFDRGYLSPYFVTDPERMEAALDDAFILINEKKISTMKDLLPILEQVARMGKPLLIIAEEVEGEALATLVVNKLRGTLNVAAVKAPGFGDRRKAMLEDIAILTGGQVISEDLGLKLENVKITDLGRAKRITIDKDNTTIVEGAGDSGKIQGRVKQIKAQIEETTSDYDREKLQERLAKLVGGVAVINVGAATETEMKEKKARVEDALHATKAAVEEGIVPGGGVALLRCVPALEKLKLDHDQQIGVTIIRRSLEEPIRQIVANAGLEGSVVVDKVRHGSKPTYGFDAATESYVDMIETGIIDPTKVTRTALQNAASVAGLMLTTEVMVAEIPEKEAKTPPMHGGGGMGDMY
- a CDS encoding co-chaperone GroES — encoded protein: MGAETAVRKKVAFKPLKERVFVSYSEEQERTSGGLYIPDAAKEKPQRGKVEAVGGEVKSVKVGDEVLFDKYSGSKISFEGTDYLILKEDDILGILEK